TGCCGGGCTTGACCCGGCAATCCATCTCGCTTCGAGAGATCATTCTTGTCGATGGATGCGCGGGTCAAGCCCGCGCATGACGAGAATGATGCGTGATTGGCGCCGTGCCTTACGCCGCCGCGACCTTCACCTTCACCGGATGTACGGCGCGGAAGCCGATCGCGATCCGGTTCCAGGCGTTGATCGTGCCGATCAGCGCGGTCAGGTTCACCAATTCCGTCTCGGAGAAGTGCGCGCGGACGGCCTCGTAGTCGGTGTCGGGTGCGTGCGTTTCCGAGATCAGGGTCAGTGCCTCGGTCCAGGCCAGTGCCGCGCGCTCGCGCTCGCTGTAGAGCGGCGACTCGCGCCAAGCGTTGAGCAAATAGAGCCGCTGCTCGGTCTCGCCATGCTTGCGCGCGTCCTCGGTGTGCATGTTGATGCAGTAGGCGCAGCCGTTAATTTGGGACGCGCGGGTCTTGACCAGCTCGATCAGCGACTGCTCGAGACCGCTTGCACTGATCTGGTTTTCCACCGCGACCAGCGCTTTGATCGTCTCCGGTGCGGCCTGGTAGAAGTTCATGCGGGGCTTCATGGTCGTTCTCCGTTTCGGTTGGGGATTGATGTCTAGTGTGCTCCGCCATCGGCAAGATGGCCGGGCTTCTTCAGGAACAGTCCCGCGATCAGCGCGACGATCAGGGCGACGCCAAGCAGATAGAAGGTGTCGCTGAAGGCAAGGATGAAGGACTGCTTCTGCACGATCTTGCCGATTGCGACGATCGCGCGGCTGGTGGCATCCGCCTGGTTGGCGACACCGTGGCTCATGAAGTACTGGGTGAGTTGCGCGATCCGCGCGCGGGTGGCCTGCTCGAACAACGAGACCGGCTCGCTCAGCACGTTGGAGTGAAACTGCTCGCGCTTGGTCAGCAACGTCTGCAACAGTGCAATGCCGACGGCGCCGCCGAGATTGCGCATCATGTTGAACAGGCCGGAGGCGGAACCGGCGTTCTCCGGCTCGATGCCCGAGGTCGCAACCGCGGACAGCGGGGCCATCACCAGCGCCTGGCCGACCGCGCGAACGATGTTCGGCCAGAACAGTTGATCGGTGGCGTAGTCGTTGGTCATGGTGATGTTCATGAAGTTGGAGCCGGCGAACAGCGCGAAGCCGACGGCGATCAGGATGCGGGGGTCGAAGCGCTGCATCAGCCGCGGCACCAGCGGGATCAGCATGAGCTGCGGCAGCCCGGTCCAGGCCAGCACCATGCCGATCTGCTCGGCATTGTAGCCCTGGATGCGCGACAGATACTGCGGCAGGATGAACACCGAGCCGTACAGCGCAATGCCGAGCAGGAAGTTCGCGAGCATTCCGAAGCCGAAATTGCGGCGGACGAGCAAGCGCAGATTGAGCAGCGGCTTCTCGACGGTGAGCTCGATCACCAGGAAGGCGGTCAGCGCGACGGCTGCGATCACCGACAGCCTGACGATGAACGGCGAACCGAACCAGTCGTCCTTGTTGCCTTCCTCGAGCACGGTCTGCAACGCGGCGAGGCCGATCGCCATGGTGATGATGCCGGGCCAGTCGCCCTTCGCGAGCAGCGACAGCTTCATCGGGCTCGAGTCGAGCGAGACATACAGCATGCCGATCATGATCGCGCCGGGCACCAGGTTGACATAGAAGATGTACTGCCAGCCCCAGTTCTCGGTCAGGTAACCGCCGATGGTCGGGCCGATCGCGGGCGCAAACGTCGCCGACAGCGCGAACAGCGCTAACCCGATCGGCTGCTTCGCTTTCGGCAGCAGCGTGATGATCAGCGTAAACGCCATCGGGATCAGCACGCCGCCGGTGAAGCCCTGCACGGCGCGCAGCGCGATCATCTGCGGCAGGTCCTGCGCCAGCGCGCACGCCGCCGAGAACACCAGGAACAGCAACGCGTTGACGAGCAGATATTTGCGCACCGAGAACACCTGCGCGAGCCAGCCGCTCAGGGGGATCACGATGATCTCGGCGATCAAATAGGAGGTCGAGATCCAGCCGCCGTCATCGATGCCGGCGCCAATCGCGCCCTGCACATCGGCAAGCGAGGCGTTGACGATCTGGATGTTGAGCACCGCCATGAAGGCGCCGAGGTTGGCACCGACCACCGCGATCCAGGTGCGTGCTGGGACCGCAGGCGTCGCCGGCGTTGCGGGGGTATTGAGGTCGGCAGCGTTGCCTGCATTGAGTGCGGGCTGGAGCGCGGTCATCGGGATCGTTCCTTGTTTGCTCATGAAGCATGCATTAGGCGGCTGGTTTCGATAATCGAAGAAATGCTGGAAGGATTGTCCGTTCAAGATTGATAATCGGGTCGTCGATACGCGGCCGTCGTCTCGATCCGTTGTGCGGTACGCGCGCCGCGGCGCTTCCTCTCACGAGGGGGAGGAGCACAGCCGCCTGTGATGTTGGCGAAGGAGCTGAGCGAACGGTCGGTCGCGCTGCGGCTCTAGCCGCCGTTGCCACGCGCCGCCGCGGCGACATGCTTGCGAGCCTCACGCTCGGCGAGCACCGTCGCCTTGGTGTTGACGGTTGGGATCGCCGACATGCCGGGGCGCAACAGACCGGCAAGCTTGTTGTCGTCCAGCACGATCTTGACCGGCACGCGCTGCACGATCTTGGTGAAGTTGCCGGTGGCGTTGTCGGGCGGCAGCAGTGCGAACTCGAGCCCGCTCGCCGGCGACAGGCTGTCGACATGGCCCTTCAGCGTCGTGTTGCGGAAGCTGTCGACGGTGAGTTCGACCGGCTGGCCGTTGCGCACATGGGTGAGCTGGGTCTCCTTGAAATTGGCGACCACATAGACTGCATCGAGCGGCACCACCGCCATCAGCTGCGTGCCGGCCTGCACATACTGGCCGACGCGCAGGGTGCGGGCCCCGACCGTGCCGTCGACCGGCGCGGTGATCTGCGTGTAGGACAGGTTCAGCTCCGCCTGCTGCTCGACTGCGCGGGCCCGGTCGACCTGCGCCATGGCCTGGGCGCGCTGCGTGGACAGCACGTCGACCTTGCGCTCGGCCGCTGCTAGTCCGGACTTCGCGCCCTGCAATTGCGCGGTGCTGGAGCGCAGCGCCGCGTCGCTCTGTTGCGCGCGCTGCACGGTGCCGGAGCCCGTCTTCATCAGGTCGTCGTAACGGGCGCGCTCTTCCTGGGCGAATTTCAGATTGGCTTCGGCGGCGGTGACATCGGCCTTGCCCTGCTCGATGACCGGCTGCTGCAAAGCGAGCTGCGCGTCGATGTTGCGCACCGACGCTTCGGCCGCGGCAACATCGGCCTTGGCCTGGTTGAGCGCGGCGCGGTAATCGCGGTCGTCGATCCGGGCCAGCAACTGCCCGGCCTTCACCGGCTGGTTGTCGGTGACCAGCACCTGCGCGATGTAACCCGACACTTTCGGCGCGATGATCGTGGAGTCCGCCTTCACATAGGCGTCATCGGTCGATTCGAGGTAGCGGCCGGTCGTGATGTAGCCGTAACCAAAATCGCCGGCGGCGGCGATGCCGAGCGCCGCTGCCAGCGCAAGCGCCGCCCGCTTGATCGCTCTCCGCGACGGGCGTAGGTCGGTTTTGGTAGTTTCGTCAGAGACATAGCTAGCGGTCGACATGGCATCCTCCGGATCGATGCGCGCGTCCTCGGGCCGAGGGCGCCGGGTTCCGGCCTTTAGATGCAATGTTCTCCCCGCTGTGATAATCCCGATAAAACTGGAAGCATTATCAAGCCAGCGCGAACAATCCGGGCCTTGCCAAATGGATCGCCTGACCAGTCTGACCGCCTTCGTCCGGGTCGTGGATTCCGGCGGCTTTTCCGCGGCCGGCCGCAAGCTCAACATGTCCACCACCATGGTGAGCAACCACGTCCAGTCGCTGGAGGACCGGCTCGGCGTGCGGCTGCTCAATCGCACCACGCGCAAGGTCAGCCTGACCGAGGTCGGTCAGACCTATTACGACCGCTGCGTCCAGATCCTCGCCGACATCGAGCAGGCCGACGACATCGCGGGCGCGCTGCAGTCGGTGCCGCGCGGCACGCTGCGCATCTACACCAACACCCACATCGTCCAGTTCCTGTCGCCCGCGGTCGCCGAATTCCTGGCGACTTATCCCGAGGTCAAGGTCGACCTCGCGATCGGCGAGCGCAACGTCGATCTGATCGACGAGAATTTCGATCTCGCGGTGCGCATGATCCCGCCGCCCGACTCCAGCCTGATCGTGCGCAGCATCGCCACCTGGCGCCACGTGCTGTGCTGCTCGCACGGCTATGTCGAGCAGCACGGCAAGCCCGAGCAACTCGCCGATCTCGCGGCGCGCAATTGCATCCGCCACGCCAACTATCCCTACGGCGACGACTGGCACTTCGTCGACCGCAAGGGCACGCCGGCGTCGGTGCGGGTTTCCGGCAATCTGGTCGCCAACAGCGGCGAAACGCTGAAGCTCGCCGCGCTGGCCGGCGTCGGCGTCTTCCTCGCCGCGGGCTTCCTCGTCCGCGACGAGCTCGAGTCGGGGCAGCTGGTCCGCCTGCTGCCCGAATACCGGCCGGTCGAGTTCACGATGAACGCGGTCTATCCGCATCGCCATCATTTGTCGGCGAAGGTGCGGACCTTCATCGACCTCCTCGTGCACCACGCCACCGAGCAGCAGAAGCTGATCAATCCATATTCGTGACGGGAAAGAACCTCGCGCTCAAGTTCACCTCCGTCATGCTGAGGAGACCGCGTAGCGGTCGTCTCGAACCACGACGGCCCAGCTGTTGGCCGTGCATCCTTCGAGACGCGCCCGTCCTACGCTGCAGGCCCGGGCCTCAACAGGATCATGAAGACAAGGACGTGGCTGACCAGCAGCAGTGGCACATAGAGCGCCGGAATGTAAATGCCGGCGCCGAAGAGGCTGGGATCCCGGATCTTCGTTACACCCATGTAGTAGGCGTTCAGAAGATCCAGCGTGCCCCAGATGTTGAATATCCAGACCAGCGGAATGGCGATTGACCAGCGCCAGGAGAGTGCCGCCATCGAAAGGAGCGCGAGAACAGCCGCGATAAGATCACCCCATCCGATCTTGCTGGCGAAATCCGAGCTCAACTTTGGAGACACGAACCCGGCTACCATGAAGTTCATCCCCAAGAACCTGAACGCATGGAAAGCTGCGAGAAGTCTCAGGGCGTCGTAATACGGCATTGCGCTGATCGCGGGCCAGACGTAGGTGGTGGCCACTACCGAACTTGCCAGGAAGGCTCCGGCGACGCTGAGGACGAATGGAAGATTGAAGGTCGGTGGCACGGTCGGCTTCCCTTGTGATTGTCCATTTGGTCGGCGGAGGTCGAACCCGTCGATCAGGTTCGACCTCGGCGGGCGTTCAGGGCTTGGCGACGAGCAGGCGGAGCGGCAGCAGCGGACCGACCGCGATGAACTCGTGGTCGATAAGATTCTGCTTGGCCAGCGGCAGGCCATCCATGATCGCGTGCGCCTCGGCGGCGTCCTTGGCATCGAGCAGGAAGACGGCTCCGCGCCCGTCGGACCGCGAATACCATTCACGAACCTTGCCATTGAGATAGAGCTGCACGGTCTGCCGGATTTCGTCCGGCATCACCGCCATCACCTGTTCGCGTGTGATGCCCGGCTTGACGGTCAGAATGACCATCACGCCGGTGGTTGCGGGGGACGTGGCTTGTGTTTGGGCAAGGGATGAAGCGGTCATGGAAGTGGCGCCTGTCAGGGTGAGGGTGAGTGCCAAGACGGTGTGACGGATGGCTTTCATTGGTCTCATTGCTCCGCGCACGACTGATGTCGTGATGT
The DNA window shown above is from Bradyrhizobium sp. ISRA464 and carries:
- a CDS encoding LysR family transcriptional regulator; protein product: MDRLTSLTAFVRVVDSGGFSAAGRKLNMSTTMVSNHVQSLEDRLGVRLLNRTTRKVSLTEVGQTYYDRCVQILADIEQADDIAGALQSVPRGTLRIYTNTHIVQFLSPAVAEFLATYPEVKVDLAIGERNVDLIDENFDLAVRMIPPPDSSLIVRSIATWRHVLCCSHGYVEQHGKPEQLADLAARNCIRHANYPYGDDWHFVDRKGTPASVRVSGNLVANSGETLKLAALAGVGVFLAAGFLVRDELESGQLVRLLPEYRPVEFTMNAVYPHRHHLSAKVRTFIDLLVHHATEQQKLINPYS
- a CDS encoding carboxymuconolactone decarboxylase family protein, translating into MKPRMNFYQAAPETIKALVAVENQISASGLEQSLIELVKTRASQINGCAYCINMHTEDARKHGETEQRLYLLNAWRESPLYSERERAALAWTEALTLISETHAPDTDYEAVRAHFSETELVNLTALIGTINAWNRIAIGFRAVHPVKVKVAAA
- a CDS encoding MDR family MFS transporter; its protein translation is MTALQPALNAGNAADLNTPATPATPAVPARTWIAVVGANLGAFMAVLNIQIVNASLADVQGAIGAGIDDGGWISTSYLIAEIIVIPLSGWLAQVFSVRKYLLVNALLFLVFSAACALAQDLPQMIALRAVQGFTGGVLIPMAFTLIITLLPKAKQPIGLALFALSATFAPAIGPTIGGYLTENWGWQYIFYVNLVPGAIMIGMLYVSLDSSPMKLSLLAKGDWPGIITMAIGLAALQTVLEEGNKDDWFGSPFIVRLSVIAAVALTAFLVIELTVEKPLLNLRLLVRRNFGFGMLANFLLGIALYGSVFILPQYLSRIQGYNAEQIGMVLAWTGLPQLMLIPLVPRLMQRFDPRILIAVGFALFAGSNFMNITMTNDYATDQLFWPNIVRAVGQALVMAPLSAVATSGIEPENAGSASGLFNMMRNLGGAVGIALLQTLLTKREQFHSNVLSEPVSLFEQATRARIAQLTQYFMSHGVANQADATSRAIVAIGKIVQKQSFILAFSDTFYLLGVALIVALIAGLFLKKPGHLADGGAH
- a CDS encoding HlyD family secretion protein; protein product: MSTASYVSDETTKTDLRPSRRAIKRAALALAAALGIAAAGDFGYGYITTGRYLESTDDAYVKADSTIIAPKVSGYIAQVLVTDNQPVKAGQLLARIDDRDYRAALNQAKADVAAAEASVRNIDAQLALQQPVIEQGKADVTAAEANLKFAQEERARYDDLMKTGSGTVQRAQQSDAALRSSTAQLQGAKSGLAAAERKVDVLSTQRAQAMAQVDRARAVEQQAELNLSYTQITAPVDGTVGARTLRVGQYVQAGTQLMAVVPLDAVYVVANFKETQLTHVRNGQPVELTVDSFRNTTLKGHVDSLSPASGLEFALLPPDNATGNFTKIVQRVPVKIVLDDNKLAGLLRPGMSAIPTVNTKATVLAEREARKHVAAAARGNGG